The DNA segment TGATGAGGATATCGACTGAGCAGACTAGTTGGCCTATATCGTTTCGTTTTAATCATTTCTTTCTTTTCCTCCCCCATTAATTCTTTTAGCCATTTTCTTACTTTCTCGTCTTCATGGCTTAGCCACTGATCGGTTCGATGAATTGTTTCGCTCCCAACCCTCAATTTTCTCTGAATTTCCTCGTAACTTTTCTCACCAATCAAACACTGAGCGATCTGAATACGCCTTGCCAACATCAGTATTTCACTGGCTGTCAAAATCCCTAAAAAGAAATTCGTCATCTCCTTTCGACTCTTCAGTTTTTCAATAACCCTGAAGAATTCAGCAATTGCCTCTTGCCGTTTTTCTTTTTCAATATCTAACGGTTTTACCTTTCCCATAATTTCAATATTACATCAATAAATTAATTTATGGAAGTAGGCAGTATAACTTTATTTAAAGCTTAAAATTTTACTTGTCAAATATGATTTGACAGCAATTTTTTCTATTTCTCCTTCATCGGTGGGAAGATGACTGTTTCGCGGATGGATTTATTCATAATGAAAGCGAAGAAGCGTTCGCTCATGCCAAAGCCGACTGCC comes from the Candidatus Moraniibacteriota bacterium genome and includes:
- a CDS encoding Trp family transcriptional regulator, with amino-acid sequence MGKVKPLDIEKEKRQEAIAEFFRVIEKLKSRKEMTNFFLGILTASEILMLARRIQIAQCLIGEKSYEEIQRKLRVGSETIHRTDQWLSHEDEKVRKWLKELMGEEKKEMIKTKRYRPTSLLSRYPHHRFWSDLLG